AAGATCTTTATCAACAGCATATACATCCAGTAGATAATTTATGAGGAGAGCAGTATATGTATTAAAATTAACCATTGCAAAATCTTCGGACTGATCTAGTATTTCATTAAGCATCATAATAGCATTTATACGAGTCTGGCTTTTAATATAGAAATCAGCTGAATCTTCTTCTTTAATTACAGAGGCATCTATAGTTATTATAATTGAGATCAATTCAAGAGTAAACTGAATACGCCCATATATTTCATCTATGAGCGTTTCTTTTTCCTTTATTTCTTCTTGAAGATATTTATTGGCTCTTTCTAGCTCTTCTGTTCTTTTTTCAACCAGTTCATTTAGATAATATCTGTGCCTGATTAATTCATCTTCAATTAATTTACGTTCAATAGCATAAGATATAGATCGAGACAATAAAAGACTGTTAACCTGTCCTTTTACAAGATAATCCTGTGCCCCTTCGCTTACAGCTTTAATGGCTGTTTCTTCATCATTGAACCCGCTCAATATTACAATAGGTATCTCAGGGGCCTGTTCATATACGCTGAAGAATGTATCAAGCCCAACACTATCAGGAAGACTCAAATCAAGCAGTAAAATATCAAAATCATTCCTAACAAGACACCGAAGCCCATCAGAAAGTCTTTTAGAATGGTGCAGTTCAAATACCGGACTTTTAACTTCTTTCAACATTTCCTCTATTAATCTGAAATCTTCAGGATTATCTTCAATTATTAAAACTTTGATAAGCTTATCCTCCATATCTTAACCCCATCAATCTCCATTTAAATTAGAAGGTAATTTAACAACTGAAAGCCAAAAATCTTCAATAGAGTTTATAACTTTAAGAAACTGGTCAAAATCCACAGGTTTGGTGATATAACAATTTGCATGATTATTATAAGTTTTAATTATGTCTTCTTCAGCACTTGAAGTAGTTAAAATGACAATTGGCACGCGTTTTAATGAATCATCTTCCTTCAATTCTTTTAAAACTTCACGACCGTCTTTACGGGGCAAATTTAGATCAAGCAAAATAACATCAGGTCTCGGTATGTCTGCATACTCCAATTCTTGATTTAAAAAGGCCATTGCCTCTACACCATCCTTTACCACGTACAATCTATTTTTAGTTTTTGTATCTTTGAAGACTTCTTTTATGAGTCGTGCATCTGCGGGATTATCTTCAACCAGTAAGATATTTATTGGATTGGTCATCATTGTATTCCCTCCTATGAAGTATACTTTTTAAAAGCACAAATTCCATATATTAATTTAAAGTATTATATCTTTTCTGACTATTTAATAAATTGTGCAGTGAGTACTCAATTATTTTAAACAATGTTAAAATATTTTAACCCGCCGGTTAACTTAAACAAACTAATTTATAAGTTTAAAATATAATTAGATAAAAATATAGCATTAAATTTTAATTTTAACTTAGAAAACTGTGAAAAATAAGAATTCTAAAAATATAGAGCATATTCTATTATTTAAATTTGAGATATAACTTACAAAGTTATATTCCAATTATAATCGTATCATATATGTTAATGGAACTCCAGTTTTTTACTACAGATTCTATAGGAATAAGTAACTGTATAACATCACCCATGCCCCTACAGGGGAATATTATACAAGTATTATTGAATTTATCTGTATTGGAATATTTAAATATTAAAAAAGATTTTTCTCACATGATTTTAAAGTATTTTATGATAGAAATAGTAACGAGATAATTGTTATATCCAAGACTAGAAAAATGGATTTTACATACAGTAACTAGCTCATAGATATAATGAGCTATAATTACTTAAGCATTGTAATTACATGATATCCAATAATAGTAAATTAGATAAATGAGAAAAAACTTATATATGGTTTATTATCGTATTTAGACTTGTAACTTTAGATAAATACTTAACAGGACGTTATAAATATTAATTTCTTTTAAACAAAATAATTTTAATAAATATATTCAAATCCCATTATATATAATGAGAATAGTCATGGATGTTAATTTTATTTAAAGTTTTAAGGCTACATTTAAATTATAATTTTATCATATATTCTATTAGAATTAATTTCCATATCCCTTTTAAACCATGAAGTTAATTAAATTAAATTAGTAAACATTAAATTAACTATTCTTAAATTTACATAAAGGAGAAGTGAGATGACCAACGACAATATTCCAAAGGACTATGATCATAAAAAAGAAGCCTTATGGCAGGATAAATGGCAAAGAGACGATACATATAAGTTCATAGGTGACGGAACAAGGCCAAATTACATAATTGATACACCTCCACCATATCCTACAGGTGCTACCCATATGGGGCACGTCTTAAACTGGACATACATAGACATAATAGCAAGATTTAAAAGAATGCAGGGCTATGATGTCCTTTTCCCACAGGGATGGGACTGCCACGGACTCCCTACAGAAGTTAAAGTAGAAGAAACCCACAATATCAAAAAAGGAGATGTTGCAAGGGCTAAATTCAGGGAAATGTGTGTAGATCTTACACGTACAAACATCAAACAGATGAAATCCCAGATGCTGTCAATGGGTTTTTCACAGGACTGGTCC
The Methanobacterium bryantii genome window above contains:
- a CDS encoding response regulator: MEDKLIKVLIIEDNPEDFRLIEEMLKEVKSPVFELHHSKRLSDGLRCLVRNDFDILLLDLSLPDSVGLDTFFSVYEQAPEIPIVILSGFNDEETAIKAVSEGAQDYLVKGQVNSLLLSRSISYAIERKLIEDELIRHRYYLNELVEKRTEELERANKYLQEEIKEKETLIDEIYGRIQFTLELISIIITIDASVIKEEDSADFYIKSQTRINAIMMLNEILDQSEDFAMVNFNTYTALLINYLLDVYAVDKDLVKLNLDIGGVLIDINTAIILGLILNELISDKLKYEFIEGNYFESDEDKCELNISLKSYDGTVKLVMDYGDFGEDINGSKKSKSMLKFIMTILEHFNGSIEFMEDKKKICLILSEIKV
- a CDS encoding response regulator, translated to MMTNPINILLVEDNPADARLIKEVFKDTKTKNRLYVVKDGVEAMAFLNQELEYADIPRPDVILLDLNLPRKDGREVLKELKEDDSLKRVPIVILTTSSAEEDIIKTYNNHANCYITKPVDFDQFLKVINSIEDFWLSVVKLPSNLNGD